One stretch of Micromonospora cremea DNA includes these proteins:
- a CDS encoding sugar kinase, producing the protein MDILAIGEPLLEFSVTDEQSLDAAESFAVGYGGDTSNFLVSASRCGAAAGYVSRIGDDHFGTALLGLWQREGVRTDHVVREPGGRTGIYFISRHAAHSSFTYYRAGSPASRLSPADVPETAIATARALHVSGITQAISASACDAGFHAMKVARRHNTLVSYDPNYRPALWPLDRARAIVARSVELSDVALPNLEEGRALTDLDDPRAILAWFAALGPRTVVLKMGDQGALLWDDGRTSEIPPHSVVPVDSTGAGDAFDGAFVTRLVQGATPADAARYAAVAGALTTQGHGAVHPIPRDAAIRSALEKDPILNH; encoded by the coding sequence ATGGACATCCTGGCCATCGGTGAGCCGCTGCTGGAGTTCAGCGTCACCGACGAGCAGTCGTTGGACGCGGCGGAGAGCTTTGCGGTCGGTTACGGCGGGGACACCTCCAACTTCCTCGTATCGGCCAGCCGCTGCGGCGCCGCCGCCGGCTACGTCAGCCGAATCGGCGACGACCACTTCGGCACGGCACTGCTAGGGCTCTGGCAGCGCGAGGGGGTGCGGACCGATCATGTCGTCCGCGAGCCTGGCGGCCGCACCGGCATCTACTTCATCTCCCGCCACGCCGCGCACAGCTCTTTCACTTACTACCGTGCAGGCTCCCCGGCGAGCCGACTGAGCCCGGCAGATGTACCGGAGACGGCAATCGCCACGGCCCGAGCGCTGCACGTTTCAGGAATCACTCAGGCGATCAGCGCGTCGGCCTGTGATGCGGGGTTCCACGCCATGAAGGTGGCTCGGCGACACAACACGCTGGTCAGCTACGACCCGAACTACCGGCCCGCCCTCTGGCCACTGGACCGGGCCCGCGCGATCGTCGCGCGCAGCGTCGAGCTCAGCGACGTCGCCCTGCCCAACCTTGAGGAGGGGCGCGCCCTGACCGACCTAGACGATCCCAGGGCGATCCTCGCCTGGTTTGCCGCACTCGGGCCCCGGACCGTAGTTCTGAAGATGGGTGACCAGGGCGCGCTGCTGTGGGACGACGGCCGGACCAGTGAGATACCACCGCACTCGGTGGTCCCGGTGGACAGTACCGGTGCCGGTGACGCGTTCGACGGGGCGTTCGTCACCCGGTTGGTCCAGGGAGCCACACCGGCCGACGCCGCCCGGTACGCCGCGGTCGCCGGCGCCCTGACCACGCAGGGCCACGGAGCCGTTCATCCGATCCCCCGGGACGCGGCAATTCGCTCGGCCCTGGAGAAGGACCCGATTCTGAACCATTAG
- a CDS encoding RraA family protein, with amino-acid sequence MTPVLTQEIIEAYRGLATASVADAVEKTGERGYMTGAIGPVLPGKLVGPAVTVLEEPCDTAEPPTLALRAIDDSPAGSVLCIAAGAADVAVFGGLMAAGAVVNGIAGAVLDARVRDIEEIRRDYPQLPIYARGGVPSTTVGRYRTVSLNEPVELGGVVVAPGDLIVGDSDGVVRVSAARIIETLEIAQLIEKAEREQTQLIHESKSLLTGLAKHNRV; translated from the coding sequence GTGACTCCGGTACTCACGCAGGAAATCATCGAGGCGTACCGCGGCCTGGCCACCGCCTCCGTCGCCGACGCCGTCGAGAAGACCGGTGAGCGCGGCTATATGACCGGCGCCATCGGTCCGGTCCTGCCCGGCAAGCTGGTCGGCCCGGCGGTGACCGTGCTCGAGGAACCGTGCGACACCGCGGAGCCGCCGACGCTCGCTCTGCGGGCCATCGACGACTCGCCCGCTGGTAGCGTTCTGTGCATCGCCGCCGGTGCGGCGGACGTCGCGGTCTTTGGCGGGTTGATGGCCGCCGGCGCAGTAGTCAACGGAATCGCCGGCGCCGTCCTCGACGCCCGGGTTCGCGACATCGAGGAAATCCGTCGCGATTACCCCCAGCTTCCGATCTACGCCCGAGGCGGGGTCCCGTCAACCACAGTGGGCCGCTACCGCACGGTCAGCCTGAACGAGCCGGTCGAGCTCGGCGGGGTGGTGGTGGCCCCGGGTGATCTCATCGTTGGTGACAGCGACGGCGTCGTCCGGGTGTCGGCGGCGCGGATCATCGAAACCTTGGAGATCGCGCAGCTCATCGAGAAAGCCGAGCGGGAGCAGACTCAGCTGATCCACGAGTCGAAGTCGCTGCTCACCGGCCTCGCCAAGCATAACCGGGTCTGA
- a CDS encoding ABC transporter substrate-binding protein, producing MSIAKGLRLAAATTAAALLTAACGGGSTVDDDNGAGGDGAALTKVRAGYVSAIDQIGLPVGLEGGYFEEEGLDVELAQPFPTGVDALNALQAGTIDIIQVGTPLIAAAQKGIDLVLLGNYTGSSTQRSIDETMAVVAAPNADIDGANLTTLRGKRIGVSVASINHLYLLGLLESAGLSASEVKIVNTAPPDMGVALQTGGIDAAIIWDPWPIVVTEQVQGAREVLRGGGHIPFVGYIATTRQFADQNPELIKKFLTARAAVDQWMRKNPDQAGESATRWLPGTKPEVAKKAMQYNTTQLDPRLSACNYLALDTISALLAEQKVVQPGFDVSRYFEPEPILGVMSAEPALFDDLAPVPATAAIGPSFTFSRDEAVKACP from the coding sequence ATGTCCATTGCGAAGGGTTTGCGGCTGGCCGCCGCCACCACGGCTGCGGCCCTGCTGACTGCCGCCTGTGGCGGTGGCTCCACGGTCGACGACGACAATGGCGCCGGCGGCGACGGGGCGGCGCTGACCAAGGTACGCGCCGGCTACGTATCCGCCATCGACCAGATCGGCCTTCCGGTCGGCCTCGAGGGCGGCTACTTCGAGGAGGAGGGCCTCGACGTCGAGCTCGCACAGCCGTTCCCGACCGGCGTCGACGCGCTCAACGCACTGCAGGCCGGCACCATCGACATCATCCAGGTCGGCACGCCACTCATCGCCGCCGCGCAAAAGGGCATCGACCTGGTGCTGCTTGGCAACTACACCGGCTCGTCGACCCAGCGCAGCATCGACGAGACGATGGCGGTGGTGGCTGCTCCCAACGCCGACATTGACGGCGCCAACCTCACCACGCTGCGCGGCAAGCGGATCGGCGTGTCCGTCGCCTCCATCAACCATCTCTACCTGCTGGGCCTGCTCGAATCCGCCGGCCTGTCGGCCAGCGAGGTGAAGATCGTCAACACCGCGCCGCCGGACATGGGTGTGGCCCTGCAGACCGGCGGCATCGACGCGGCGATCATCTGGGACCCGTGGCCGATCGTGGTCACCGAGCAGGTCCAGGGCGCCCGAGAGGTGCTGCGCGGCGGCGGGCACATCCCGTTCGTCGGCTACATCGCCACCACTCGGCAGTTCGCCGACCAGAACCCCGAGCTGATCAAGAAGTTCCTCACCGCCCGGGCGGCGGTCGACCAGTGGATGCGCAAGAACCCCGATCAGGCCGGCGAGTCGGCGACCCGATGGCTGCCCGGCACCAAGCCGGAGGTGGCGAAGAAGGCAATGCAGTACAACACCACGCAGCTGGACCCGCGGCTCAGCGCGTGTAACTACCTCGCCCTCGACACGATCAGCGCCCTGCTCGCCGAGCAGAAGGTGGTGCAGCCCGGCTTCGATGTGAGCCGGTACTTCGAGCCGGAGCCGATCCTCGGCGTCATGTCCGCCGAGCCGGCGCTCTTCGACGACCTGGCCCCCGTGCCGGCCACTGCGGCGATCGGCCCCAGCTTCACCTTCAGTCGGGACGAGGCGGTGAAGGCTTGTCCATGA
- a CDS encoding ABC transporter permease, with translation MTLTRTARRDPRRRTSSPAGRGTRARLVSAFWFVLPFALLLMVWAVVVAATDTPMRIFPQVSDVGAAIRDMWASGDLLRHLGASLRRVGVGALLAVATALPFGIALGASPRLAAFFTPLLRFSVALAGIAWIPIATLWLGYTDKAVIFIVWNAMFFALTYNALLGVQQIPIELIRAARSMGTGRLRMFWEILLPGALPSVVTGLRIGLGYGWRGLVAAEIIASSAGLGYALFLAQKSFDTDVVIASMAIIGVLWLLMDRLVLAPLERRTVERWGMKMAVS, from the coding sequence ATGACCCTCACCCGGACAGCCCGCCGAGACCCGCGGAGACGAACATCCTCCCCGGCGGGCAGGGGCACCCGGGCGCGCCTGGTATCCGCGTTCTGGTTCGTGCTGCCCTTCGCCCTGCTCCTGATGGTCTGGGCGGTCGTGGTCGCGGCGACCGACACGCCGATGCGGATCTTCCCGCAGGTAAGCGACGTGGGGGCCGCCATCCGGGACATGTGGGCCAGCGGCGACCTCCTGCGGCACCTTGGTGCCAGCCTGCGGCGGGTCGGGGTCGGCGCTCTGCTCGCCGTGGCGACGGCCCTGCCGTTCGGCATCGCGCTCGGCGCTAGCCCCCGACTCGCGGCGTTCTTCACGCCACTGCTGCGCTTCTCGGTCGCCCTGGCCGGCATCGCGTGGATCCCGATCGCGACGCTCTGGCTCGGCTACACCGACAAAGCGGTGATCTTCATCGTGTGGAACGCGATGTTCTTCGCGCTCACCTACAACGCGCTGCTCGGCGTCCAGCAAATTCCGATCGAACTGATCCGCGCGGCGCGGTCGATGGGTACCGGCCGGCTACGGATGTTCTGGGAGATCCTGCTGCCAGGGGCGCTGCCCAGCGTGGTGACCGGGCTGCGGATCGGCCTCGGCTACGGCTGGCGCGGCCTGGTCGCTGCCGAGATCATCGCCAGCAGCGCGGGCCTTGGGTACGCGCTGTTCCTGGCGCAGAAGAGCTTCGACACCGACGTGGTCATCGCCTCCATGGCGATCATCGGCGTGCTCTGGCTGCTGATGGACCGGTTGGTCCTGGCGCCGCTGGAGCGGCGCACGGTTGAGCGGTGGGGCATGAAGATGGCGGTGAGCTGA